The Rhizobium etli 8C-3 genome has a segment encoding these proteins:
- a CDS encoding aldehyde dehydrogenase family protein: MTMTPDSATSRKAFNWINGSQCQEGELKRSIDPATYNVIGHYPDYGLEAAKFAVAAASKAFRETLWAHDHELRARVLDQLACAFERNRDRLLEILSLENGKVKAEAAFELDMVASKLRYSAATALVEGGRAMTPKPGSISLILRQPMGVAAVIAPWNSPVILTIRSLAPALAAGCTTVIKLPAQVAQTASVMAEIMAEAEDLPNGVINLFFESGPEGSAYLVDSPEVPVVSFTGSTRTGRAISSTGARYLKRFGMELGGKTPMIVFDDADLDAALPVLEKALTVFSGQFCMTGSRMLVQNGKYEAVRDGLAERLRNVKVGPAADLSSDMGPLIDRANVERVDGVVEAAIAAGAKVVERGGPINVGPLADGAFFRPALLEVSDNSLAIVQEETFGPVLTIQRFADEAEAIRLANDNEYGLSASIWTRDVDRSLRVAQALEAGSVWINDWAKVYDGTEEGGFKQSGLGRLNGLAALDDFIEHKHIALKPGLTHR; the protein is encoded by the coding sequence ATGACGATGACTCCCGACAGCGCAACGAGCCGGAAAGCCTTCAATTGGATCAACGGATCCCAGTGCCAAGAAGGTGAGTTGAAGCGATCCATCGACCCGGCGACTTACAACGTAATCGGCCACTATCCCGACTACGGCCTTGAGGCCGCGAAATTTGCCGTGGCAGCAGCCTCAAAAGCCTTTCGTGAGACTTTGTGGGCGCACGATCACGAACTACGGGCGCGTGTGCTCGACCAACTAGCGTGCGCTTTTGAGCGCAATCGCGACAGACTGCTCGAGATTCTGTCGTTGGAGAACGGCAAGGTGAAGGCAGAAGCCGCGTTCGAGTTGGACATGGTTGCGAGTAAGCTTCGCTATTCGGCCGCAACTGCTCTGGTCGAAGGCGGACGGGCGATGACACCCAAGCCGGGGAGCATTTCCCTGATCCTTCGGCAACCGATGGGGGTCGCCGCAGTTATCGCCCCTTGGAACTCTCCGGTTATTCTGACTATCCGCTCGCTGGCTCCAGCGCTTGCTGCTGGTTGCACCACGGTCATCAAGCTTCCGGCGCAAGTCGCACAGACTGCAAGCGTTATGGCGGAGATAATGGCTGAAGCAGAAGATCTTCCGAACGGCGTGATCAATCTGTTCTTCGAGAGCGGGCCTGAAGGCTCTGCCTATCTCGTGGACTCGCCGGAGGTTCCGGTCGTCAGTTTCACAGGATCCACCCGTACCGGCCGAGCCATCAGCAGCACTGGCGCAAGGTATCTCAAGCGTTTCGGCATGGAACTCGGCGGCAAGACGCCGATGATCGTCTTTGACGATGCAGACCTCGATGCCGCTTTGCCGGTCCTGGAAAAGGCACTAACAGTCTTCAGCGGCCAGTTTTGTATGACGGGCTCCCGCATGCTCGTGCAGAATGGCAAATACGAGGCCGTTCGCGACGGCTTGGCGGAGAGGTTGCGCAACGTCAAGGTCGGCCCCGCCGCCGACCTCTCCAGCGACATGGGGCCTTTGATCGACCGCGCCAACGTCGAGCGGGTCGATGGTGTTGTCGAGGCCGCTATCGCAGCCGGGGCGAAGGTCGTCGAGCGTGGCGGTCCCATCAATGTTGGTCCGCTTGCGGACGGCGCCTTCTTCCGTCCGGCGCTTCTGGAAGTTTCCGACAACAGTCTCGCTATCGTCCAAGAGGAGACTTTTGGTCCGGTGCTGACGATTCAGAGGTTCGCTGACGAGGCGGAAGCGATCCGGCTTGCCAACGACAATGAGTACGGACTGTCGGCCAGCATTTGGACACGCGATGTCGATCGATCCTTGCGCGTTGCGCAGGCGCTCGAGGCGGGCTCAGTGTGGATCAATGACTGGGCGAAAGTTTACGACGGTACCGAAGAGGGCGGGTTCAAGCAGTCTGGCCTTGGCCGCCTGAACGGTCTGGCTGCGCTCGACGATTTCATTGAACACAAGCATATCGCGCTCAAGCCGGGCTTGACGCATCGCTGA
- a CDS encoding XapX domain-containing protein → MSERFPPPEELCRETLLLSLGAGLLVGVVYSLLNVRSPAPPVIALVGPLGILVGEQIVPLAKTIWGRQPAAISWLNDIKPHMFGHLPKGNHGSAEIAGRQIPPAKEKI, encoded by the coding sequence CTGTCGGAGCGGTTTCCGCCGCCGGAGGAGCTTTGCCGTGAAACTCTACTTCTGTCGCTTGGCGCTGGGCTGCTCGTCGGCGTCGTCTATAGCCTGCTCAATGTCCGCTCGCCGGCGCCGCCGGTCATCGCGCTGGTGGGGCCGCTCGGCATTCTCGTCGGCGAGCAGATCGTCCCGCTTGCGAAAACAATCTGGGGCAGGCAACCCGCAGCCATCTCGTGGCTCAACGACATCAAGCCCCACATGTTCGGCCATCTGCCGAAGGGCAATCATGGCAGCGCCGAGATCGCCGGTCGCCAGATACCGCCCGCAAAGGAGAAAATCTGA
- a CDS encoding amidohydrolase produces the protein MPTRRTLLGAASSLAFPSLFSSAHAADPVRTGASKMHPDIILHNGQLTTLDRTNPSPTAVAIMDGFFLEVGVDGDIMRLAGPETKIIDLKGKRVLPGLIDNHTHVVRGGLNYNMELRWDGVRSLADAMDMLKRQVAITPAPQWVRVIGGFTEHQFVEKRLPMLEEINAVAPDTPVFLLHLYDRALLNGAALRAVGYTRDTPNPPGGEITRDANGNPTGMLIATPNATILYATLAKGPKLPLDYQVNSTRHFMRELNRLGVTGVIDAGGGFQNYPDDYQVIQKLSDENQMTVRLAYNLFTQKAKQEKEDFLNWTSSVKYKQGNDYFRHNGAGENLVASAADFEDFRQPRPDLRPEMEGELEGVVRILAENRWPWRLHATYDETISRALDVFEKVSRDIPFQGLNWFFDHAETISDRSIDRIAALGGGIATQHRMAFQGEYFVERYGHGVAEATPPIRKMLDKGVNVSAGTDATRVASYNPWVSLSWMITGKTIGGMQLYPRANCLDRETALRMWTDKVTWFSNEEGKKGRIEKGQFADLIVPDKDFFSCPEDEISFLTSDLTMVGGKVVYGAGDFRALDENNVPPAMPDWSPVRTFGGYAAWGEPDGAGRNSLRRTAISTCGCASDCGVHGHDHAGAWTSKLPVADLKGFFGALGCSCWAV, from the coding sequence ATGCCTACACGCAGAACCCTTCTCGGCGCAGCATCCAGCCTCGCCTTTCCATCGCTCTTCTCATCGGCCCATGCCGCCGATCCCGTGAGAACCGGGGCTAGTAAGATGCATCCTGATATCATCCTGCACAACGGACAGCTAACCACGCTCGATCGAACCAACCCGAGCCCAACCGCCGTTGCCATCATGGATGGTTTCTTTCTCGAGGTGGGCGTGGATGGGGACATCATGCGTCTTGCCGGTCCCGAGACCAAAATCATCGATCTCAAGGGCAAGCGCGTGCTGCCCGGTCTGATCGACAACCATACCCACGTCGTTCGCGGCGGCCTGAACTACAACATGGAGCTGCGCTGGGACGGTGTCCGGTCACTAGCCGACGCCATGGACATGCTGAAGCGACAGGTGGCGATTACGCCAGCGCCGCAATGGGTCCGCGTGATCGGCGGCTTCACCGAGCATCAGTTCGTCGAAAAGCGACTGCCGATGCTCGAGGAGATCAACGCTGTCGCGCCTGACACGCCAGTCTTCCTATTGCATCTCTACGACCGCGCATTGCTCAATGGCGCAGCTCTGCGTGCTGTCGGCTACACGCGGGATACTCCGAACCCGCCGGGCGGCGAGATCACTCGCGATGCCAACGGCAATCCCACTGGCATGCTGATCGCTACACCCAATGCCACCATTCTCTATGCAACACTGGCAAAGGGGCCAAAACTGCCGCTCGACTATCAGGTCAACTCCACCCGGCACTTCATGCGCGAGCTCAACCGGCTTGGCGTGACGGGCGTTATTGACGCCGGCGGTGGCTTCCAGAACTACCCGGACGACTACCAGGTCATCCAGAAGCTCTCCGATGAAAATCAGATGACGGTACGCCTCGCCTACAATCTCTTTACGCAGAAGGCGAAGCAGGAAAAGGAGGACTTCCTCAACTGGACGTCGTCGGTCAAATACAAGCAGGGCAACGACTATTTCCGCCACAATGGTGCGGGGGAGAACCTGGTGGCCTCGGCTGCAGATTTTGAAGACTTCCGTCAACCGCGGCCCGACTTGCGGCCCGAAATGGAGGGCGAGCTTGAGGGCGTCGTCCGCATCCTTGCCGAAAACCGCTGGCCCTGGCGTCTGCACGCCACCTATGACGAAACGATTTCGCGCGCGCTCGACGTCTTTGAAAAGGTCAGCAGGGATATCCCCTTCCAGGGACTGAACTGGTTCTTCGATCATGCGGAAACGATCTCGGATCGTTCGATCGATCGGATCGCGGCGCTCGGCGGCGGCATCGCCACCCAGCATCGCATGGCCTTCCAGGGCGAGTATTTCGTCGAGCGCTATGGCCATGGTGTTGCCGAAGCGACCCCGCCGATCCGTAAGATGCTGGACAAGGGCGTCAATGTCTCTGCCGGAACCGACGCGACCCGCGTCGCCTCCTACAATCCATGGGTCTCGCTGTCATGGATGATCACCGGCAAGACCATCGGCGGCATGCAGCTTTATCCGCGCGCCAACTGCCTCGACCGCGAGACGGCGCTCAGGATGTGGACGGATAAGGTCACTTGGTTTTCCAACGAGGAAGGCAAGAAGGGACGCATCGAGAAAGGCCAGTTCGCCGATCTGATCGTGCCGGACAAGGACTTCTTTTCCTGCCCCGAGGACGAGATCTCTTTCCTCACGTCGGATCTCACCATGGTCGGCGGCAAGGTCGTCTACGGCGCCGGTGATTTCAGGGCGCTGGACGAGAACAACGTGCCGCCCGCGATGCCAGACTGGTCTCCGGTGCGTACATTCGGCGGTTATGCCGCCTGGGGCGAACCCGACGGCGCCGGCCGCAACTCGCTACGCCGAACGGCGATCTCGACATGCGGCTGCGCCAGCGATTGCGGCGTCCATGGCCACGATCATGCCGGTGCCTGGACCTCGAAACTGCCGGTCGCGGACCTGAAGGGTTTCTTCGGCGCTCTCGGCTGCTCCTGCTGGGCGGTGTGA
- a CDS encoding TetR/AcrR family transcriptional regulator, translating into MKVMRETIVSTARELFRSRGYAGASMNDLADAVGLKKSSLYVRFPNKEALVPAVLDLTLQETFGQKDLGSRQWDAEFVEVIELIATTLTDRGRCVGLHLAYGTSDETPIAKDAVRAFFQAHRDYLSSILSRAMPVDVARDIATDTLARLEGATAFVAIFGEKDAMKRAVRLSIAEAQKAAAANSLSSPS; encoded by the coding sequence ATGAAAGTCATGAGAGAAACGATCGTATCGACTGCGAGGGAATTGTTTCGATCAAGAGGGTATGCTGGCGCGTCGATGAACGACCTCGCGGACGCCGTGGGCCTGAAGAAATCATCGCTATACGTCCGCTTTCCCAACAAGGAAGCTCTCGTTCCGGCGGTCCTGGATCTCACCTTGCAAGAGACATTCGGTCAAAAAGACCTAGGATCAAGGCAATGGGACGCCGAGTTCGTCGAGGTCATAGAACTGATTGCAACCACTCTCACCGATCGCGGGCGATGCGTAGGCCTGCATCTTGCTTATGGCACGAGTGACGAGACCCCGATTGCCAAGGATGCAGTCCGAGCCTTTTTTCAAGCGCATCGCGATTATCTGTCCAGCATCTTGTCCCGCGCGATGCCTGTCGATGTAGCTCGAGACATTGCGACAGACACGTTAGCCCGTTTGGAAGGTGCCACGGCTTTTGTTGCGATATTCGGGGAGAAGGATGCCATGAAAAGGGCCGTTCGCCTTTCCATTGCTGAAGCCCAAAAGGCAGCCGCCGCGAATTCACTTTCTAGCCCATCCTAA
- a CDS encoding carbon-nitrogen hydrolase family protein → MPVCAYVEMTDGLQPHGAAWDQFAQALAKRRPDILVMNEMPFGQWLARKEDFAMEDARQSVEIHEAGTAALAALNIPAVITSRPMLLADRLVNEAIVIENGQVRPLHTKTYLPQEPGWSEVSWFSRGDGRFNIQNICGLGVGVLLCTELMFNEHARQYGRRGADLIAVPRATGSSHESWITAGKMASIVSGSYVVSSNRIGQSGDGPRFGGGGFAITPGGGLVGRTEASSAVMLIDIDAQVSARQRQEYPCYVDELHDAVGIEVP, encoded by the coding sequence ATGCCTGTTTGTGCTTACGTCGAGATGACGGATGGCTTGCAGCCGCATGGAGCGGCGTGGGACCAATTTGCCCAGGCTCTTGCCAAGCGCCGGCCCGATATACTGGTGATGAATGAGATGCCCTTCGGCCAGTGGCTGGCTCGAAAGGAGGATTTTGCCATGGAGGACGCACGGCAAAGTGTTGAGATCCACGAAGCTGGAACTGCTGCTCTCGCCGCACTGAACATTCCGGCTGTTATAACAAGTCGCCCAATGCTGCTCGCCGACCGTCTTGTCAATGAGGCGATCGTCATCGAGAACGGCCAGGTTCGCCCCCTGCATACGAAGACATACCTTCCGCAGGAGCCCGGTTGGTCCGAGGTGTCCTGGTTCAGTCGAGGCGATGGGCGCTTCAACATCCAGAATATTTGCGGGCTAGGCGTAGGCGTCCTCTTGTGCACCGAACTCATGTTCAACGAACATGCCAGACAATATGGCCGACGGGGAGCCGATTTGATTGCCGTTCCTCGAGCGACCGGTTCTTCCCACGAAAGCTGGATAACTGCCGGCAAGATGGCCTCAATCGTCTCTGGGAGTTATGTCGTCAGTTCGAACAGAATTGGGCAATCTGGGGATGGTCCACGCTTCGGCGGAGGCGGCTTCGCCATCACTCCCGGGGGCGGTCTGGTTGGGCGGACTGAAGCCAGTTCGGCCGTCATGCTCATTGACATTGACGCGCAGGTCTCTGCCCGCCAGCGGCAGGAGTATCCCTGTTACGTGGACGAACTGCATGACGCTGTCGGCATCGAGGTCCCCTGA
- a CDS encoding nuclear transport factor 2 family protein — protein sequence MSTDTNAEKKLSKAEPASPTSPLGVLQSILSNPTDLEFVKQFTTDDFIYVSLNYEHPELKRIMPWAGTNEGTEGLVQTFIDVGRYWTTDNFEIQDSFENKNGAAIFGTFTYTSNVLGKTVTSPFSVLARGENGKLSYVQFMEDTFATVRSFRDGGEYSIKASPDGSEITV from the coding sequence ATGTCTACCGATACGAACGCCGAGAAGAAGTTATCGAAAGCAGAACCAGCGTCGCCGACATCGCCTTTGGGGGTGTTGCAGTCGATCTTGTCGAACCCGACCGACCTGGAGTTCGTCAAACAATTCACGACGGACGATTTCATTTATGTTTCGCTGAACTATGAGCACCCGGAGCTGAAACGGATCATGCCTTGGGCAGGTACCAACGAAGGTACCGAAGGGCTGGTTCAGACTTTCATCGATGTCGGCCGTTACTGGACGACAGACAACTTCGAAATCCAGGACAGTTTCGAAAATAAGAACGGCGCGGCGATCTTCGGCACATTCACCTACACATCAAACGTTTTGGGTAAAACGGTGACGTCGCCCTTCTCGGTTCTGGCGCGCGGCGAGAACGGCAAGTTGTCCTACGTGCAGTTTATGGAAGATACTTTCGCAACCGTCCGCAGTTTCAGAGATGGCGGCGAGTATTCCATTAAAGCGAGCCCAGACGGGTCCGAAATCACCGTCTGA
- a CDS encoding hydrolase — MANYLQVLTPSNSQLIFIDQQPQMAFGVQSIDRQTLKNNVVGLAKAAKIFDIPTTITTVETDSFSGNTFPELLAVYPEHDILERTSMNSWDDQNVRDALAKNAADGRRKIVVAGLWTEVCNITFALSALHDVPDYEIYMVADASGGTSLDAHKYAMDRMVQAGVIPVTWQQVLLEWQRDWARKETYDAVTSLVREHSGAYGMGIDYAVTHVHGGAERVKHGKRIGPNPAAR, encoded by the coding sequence ATGGCAAATTATCTACAGGTGCTAACTCCATCAAACTCTCAGCTTATTTTCATTGATCAACAGCCGCAAATGGCGTTTGGCGTCCAGTCGATCGATCGTCAAACGCTGAAGAACAATGTCGTCGGCCTTGCCAAGGCTGCGAAGATCTTCGACATTCCGACGACGATTACGACAGTCGAGACGGACAGCTTTTCCGGCAACACCTTTCCTGAGCTGCTTGCCGTCTACCCGGAACACGACATCCTCGAGCGGACCTCGATGAACTCGTGGGATGATCAGAATGTGCGCGATGCGCTGGCGAAGAATGCTGCCGATGGCCGCAGGAAGATCGTCGTGGCGGGCCTCTGGACTGAGGTATGCAATATCACCTTCGCGCTTTCCGCACTCCACGATGTGCCGGATTACGAGATCTACATGGTCGCAGACGCTTCGGGCGGCACCTCGCTCGACGCGCACAAATACGCCATGGATCGCATGGTGCAAGCCGGTGTGATCCCGGTGACCTGGCAGCAGGTGCTGCTCGAATGGCAGCGCGACTGGGCGCGCAAGGAAACCTACGACGCCGTCACGTCGCTGGTGCGCGAACATTCCGGCGCTTACGGCATGGGCATCGACTACGCCGTCACTCACGTCCATGGCGGCGCTGAGCGCGTCAAGCACGGCAAGCGGATCGGCCCGAACCCGGCTGCACGGTAA
- a CDS encoding DoxX family protein: MTDNLPSARRLGSLTARLVSASPIRTLALLALCAAYIQGPITKILDFYGALAEMTHFGLHPAPFFAVSVIVFELVASAMVVSGILRWAGALALSGFTLLATFIALRFWEMAPGMERMMATNAFFEHVGLAGAFILVAAFDLEKGAGA; encoded by the coding sequence ATGACCGATAACCTTCCATCCGCAAGGCGCCTGGGCTCGTTGACCGCCCGGCTCGTTTCCGCTTCGCCGATCCGCACGCTGGCACTGCTCGCCCTCTGCGCCGCTTATATCCAGGGTCCGATTACCAAGATCCTAGATTTCTACGGCGCATTGGCCGAGATGACGCATTTCGGCCTGCACCCGGCGCCATTCTTCGCTGTCTCCGTCATCGTCTTCGAACTCGTCGCCTCTGCCATGGTGGTGTCCGGCATCCTGCGCTGGGCAGGCGCGCTTGCCCTGTCCGGCTTCACGCTCCTCGCAACCTTTATTGCCCTCCGTTTCTGGGAAATGGCACCGGGCATGGAGCGCATGATGGCCACCAATGCCTTTTTCGAGCATGTCGGGCTCGCCGGCGCCTTTATTCTCGTGGCCGCCTTCGATCTAGAGAAAGGTGCGGGCGCATGA
- a CDS encoding winged helix-turn-helix transcriptional regulator, giving the protein MNDSAPLKRTRRAATKTGCAVEATISVVGGVWKPVILFHLLDGKMRFNAICRLTPAATPRMITLQLRELEADGIISRTIYPEVPPRVEYELTELGLSLEPLLVSMCEWGERLQALHGIPCDIGNCRPRSQKRVLAGGPNRWTSATDEPPLTEGP; this is encoded by the coding sequence ATGAATGATAGTGCCCCCCTAAAGCGGACACGTCGCGCAGCAACGAAAACGGGATGCGCTGTCGAGGCGACGATCTCGGTTGTTGGTGGCGTCTGGAAGCCCGTCATCTTGTTTCATTTGCTCGATGGCAAAATGAGATTTAACGCAATCTGTCGTCTCACTCCTGCTGCGACGCCACGAATGATCACGCTTCAATTGCGGGAGTTGGAGGCCGACGGCATTATTAGCCGGACTATCTATCCGGAGGTGCCGCCCAGGGTAGAATACGAACTCACGGAACTCGGGCTATCATTGGAGCCATTGCTCGTCAGCATGTGCGAATGGGGCGAGAGACTTCAGGCGTTGCATGGTATTCCCTGCGACATCGGAAACTGCAGACCTCGGTCTCAGAAGCGGGTTTTGGCGGGCGGGCCTAATCGCTGGACCTCGGCTACAGATGAGCCACCTCTCACTGAGGGGCCATGA
- a CDS encoding alpha/beta fold hydrolase — protein sequence MVVSYKTQKVRDIEVFYREAGSKEAPVLLLLHGFPSSSHMFRDLIPLLADRYRVIAPDLPGFGRTITPPRGEFAYTFDNLAAVVTGFTEALGLSRYALYVFDYGAPVGFRMATANPERITALISQNGNAYTEGFSDEWTAWEAYWRDPSAENREACRASLSPEVIEKWQYRTGASKERLSPDGYQLDTAFMSRPGAEDIQLDLILDYRTNIDRYEEFQAYFRDHQPPFLAVWGRHDPAFVPAGADAYKRDLPAAEVHLLDTGHFALETHADEIAQFIRSFLIRHV from the coding sequence ATGGTCGTAAGCTACAAAACGCAAAAGGTTAGAGACATCGAGGTTTTCTACAGAGAGGCCGGTTCAAAGGAAGCGCCGGTCCTACTCCTGCTCCACGGTTTTCCGTCATCCAGCCACATGTTCCGTGATCTGATCCCGCTGTTGGCAGATCGGTACCGCGTCATCGCACCAGACCTTCCCGGGTTCGGTCGAACGATCACACCTCCACGTGGGGAGTTTGCTTACACATTCGATAACCTCGCCGCTGTCGTGACTGGGTTCACAGAGGCGCTCGGCCTCAGCCGCTATGCACTTTACGTGTTCGACTACGGCGCACCGGTCGGGTTCAGGATGGCGACGGCCAATCCAGAGCGGATCACCGCCTTAATCAGCCAAAATGGCAACGCTTACACGGAAGGGTTCAGCGATGAATGGACGGCGTGGGAGGCCTATTGGCGTGACCCCTCCGCCGAAAACAGGGAGGCATGTAGGGCATCCCTCTCGCCTGAGGTGATCGAGAAATGGCAATACCGCACCGGGGCATCAAAAGAGCGTCTTTCGCCCGATGGTTACCAGCTTGATACCGCGTTCATGTCGCGGCCTGGCGCGGAAGACATTCAACTGGATCTAATCCTCGACTACAGAACAAACATCGACCGGTATGAAGAGTTTCAGGCGTATTTCCGGGATCACCAACCACCGTTCCTGGCGGTCTGGGGCAGACACGATCCAGCATTCGTACCGGCGGGTGCCGACGCCTATAAGCGTGACCTGCCCGCCGCGGAGGTCCATCTGCTCGATACCGGCCATTTCGCTTTGGAAACACATGCTGATGAGATCGCTCAGTTCATCCGGAGCTTCCTGATCAGACACGTCTAA
- a CDS encoding MFS transporter, with product MSPASPPGGSFAPLAQPVFAVLWAATVLGNTGSFMRDVASSWLMTDLSASPAAVAMVQAAGTLPIFLLAIPAGVLTDILDRRKFLIAVQLLLASVSITLMILAQTGMLSVGALIGLTFLGGVGAALMGPTWQAIVPELVKREDVKSAIALNSLGINIARSIGPAAGGLLLAALGAGVTYGVDVASYLVVIAALIWWPRASKTDDALAEGFFGAFRAGLRYTRASRPLHVVLLRAAVFFAFASAVWALLPLVARQMLGGDASFYGILLGAVGAGAIGGAFVMPKLRERLSPDGLLLGAALTAAAVMATLSLAPPKWIAIVALLFLGAAWITALTTLNGTAQAVLPNWVRGRGLAVYLTVFNGAMTAGSIGWGAVGEAAGLSGTLLISAAGLAVAGIVMHRLKLPAGDADMVPSNHWPEPLVAEPVGHDRGPVLILIEYHVEKHNRTAFLHAIDRLSHERRRDGAYGWGVTEDSADPQKMVEWFMVESWAEHLRQHRRVSNADADLQGKLLTYHKGPGKPVVRHFLAINRPGKT from the coding sequence ATGAGCCCGGCAAGCCCCCCGGGGGGAAGTTTCGCGCCGCTCGCCCAGCCGGTCTTCGCCGTGCTCTGGGCAGCGACGGTGCTCGGCAATACCGGAAGCTTCATGCGCGACGTTGCGAGTTCCTGGCTGATGACGGATCTCTCCGCCTCACCCGCCGCCGTAGCGATGGTCCAGGCGGCGGGAACCCTACCGATCTTCCTGCTGGCCATCCCCGCCGGGGTGCTGACCGATATCCTTGACCGCCGCAAGTTCCTGATCGCGGTGCAACTCCTTCTGGCCTCCGTCAGCATCACGCTGATGATCCTGGCGCAGACGGGAATGCTCTCGGTCGGCGCCCTGATCGGGCTCACCTTCCTTGGCGGCGTCGGCGCCGCGCTGATGGGGCCGACCTGGCAGGCAATCGTGCCGGAACTGGTTAAGCGCGAGGATGTCAAAAGCGCCATCGCACTCAATTCGCTCGGCATCAACATAGCCCGGTCGATCGGCCCTGCGGCCGGCGGGCTGCTGCTCGCCGCTTTGGGAGCGGGCGTGACCTATGGCGTCGATGTCGCGAGCTATCTCGTGGTCATCGCCGCACTGATCTGGTGGCCGAGGGCGAGCAAAACCGATGATGCGCTGGCCGAAGGTTTCTTCGGCGCCTTCCGGGCCGGCCTGCGATACACCCGCGCCAGCCGACCGCTGCATGTCGTGCTGCTGCGCGCGGCAGTCTTCTTTGCCTTCGCCAGCGCCGTCTGGGCTCTCCTGCCGCTCGTTGCCCGACAAATGCTTGGTGGGGATGCGAGCTTCTACGGTATCCTGCTCGGCGCCGTCGGGGCCGGCGCGATCGGTGGAGCCTTCGTCATGCCGAAGCTGCGCGAACGGTTGAGCCCCGACGGGCTTCTGCTTGGTGCTGCGCTGACCGCTGCGGCCGTCATGGCCACCCTGTCGCTTGCCCCGCCGAAATGGATCGCCATCGTCGCTCTCCTGTTCCTAGGAGCTGCATGGATCACGGCACTGACGACGCTCAACGGCACTGCGCAGGCCGTCCTTCCCAATTGGGTGCGCGGGCGCGGGCTTGCCGTCTATCTGACCGTCTTCAACGGCGCGATGACGGCGGGCAGTATCGGCTGGGGCGCGGTCGGCGAGGCCGCCGGCCTATCCGGTACGCTGCTGATCAGCGCCGCCGGCCTAGCTGTCGCCGGCATCGTCATGCACCGGCTGAAACTGCCGGCCGGCGATGCGGACATGGTGCCGTCCAACCATTGGCCCGAACCGCTTGTTGCGGAACCGGTCGGCCATGATCGCGGCCCGGTCCTCATTCTCATCGAATACCATGTCGAAAAGCACAATCGCACGGCGTTTCTCCATGCGATCGATCGGCTCTCGCACGAAAGACGACGCGATGGCGCCTATGGATGGGGCGTGACCGAGGACAGCGCCGATCCGCAAAAGATGGTCGAATGGTTCATGGTCGAATCTTGGGCCGAGCACCTGCGCCAGCACAGGCGGGTCTCGAATGCCGATGCCGATCTGCAGGGCAAGCTTCTGACCTATCACAAAGGACCCGGCAAGCCGGTCGTGCGCCATTTCCTGGCGATCAACCGGCCCGGCAAAACCTGA
- a CDS encoding LysR family transcriptional regulator, with amino-acid sequence MSSIVSIESLSGLVAFSVAVETGSFAAAGRKLGLSASAVGKAVERLEARLGLRLLNRTTRSLAVTGEGDILYRYVTRIVKELQDAEQELHLVQKAPRGRLKVSVPTVLGRKIVMPALLDFRTRFPEVTTEISLDDVKVDIIEGGYDVVLRLGELDDSTLRARRIGPHTFTTCASPGYLAHRGIPQSPADLHSHCCIYYRFPTTGRPEVWAFRNSPQATPIKPSTILNDGEALASAALGGLGIIQVPSYLVSDDIAAGRLKAVLADYTGERGSVSLVWPPMSARAPKVRAFIDFMAEHISQKLY; translated from the coding sequence ATGTCGTCAATCGTCTCCATAGAGTCCCTCAGCGGCCTTGTCGCATTTTCAGTCGCCGTCGAAACCGGAAGTTTTGCGGCTGCGGGAAGGAAGCTCGGCCTATCCGCATCGGCCGTGGGCAAAGCGGTAGAGCGCCTTGAAGCGCGTCTAGGTCTGCGGTTGTTAAACCGTACGACCAGGTCGCTGGCCGTGACCGGCGAAGGTGACATCCTGTACCGATACGTCACCCGTATCGTGAAAGAACTGCAAGATGCTGAGCAAGAGCTTCATCTGGTCCAGAAGGCGCCCCGAGGTCGCCTCAAGGTGAGCGTGCCCACAGTGTTAGGTCGCAAGATCGTCATGCCGGCGCTCCTTGATTTTCGAACCCGGTTTCCAGAGGTGACGACCGAAATCAGCCTCGATGACGTGAAGGTTGATATCATCGAGGGCGGATATGACGTGGTGCTGCGACTTGGAGAGCTGGACGACTCAACCTTACGCGCACGAAGGATCGGACCACATACATTCACAACATGCGCCTCACCTGGATATCTTGCCCACCGCGGCATTCCGCAAAGTCCAGCCGATCTCCATAGTCACTGCTGTATATACTATCGTTTTCCAACCACCGGCCGGCCAGAGGTTTGGGCGTTCAGGAATTCACCCCAAGCAACGCCAATCAAGCCGTCTACGATATTGAACGACGGCGAGGCACTTGCATCGGCCGCACTGGGTGGATTAGGAATCATTCAGGTGCCGAGCTATCTCGTGAGCGATGACATTGCGGCGGGGCGTCTCAAAGCCGTTCTCGCAGATTACACGGGCGAACGTGGCAGCGTTTCGCTCGTCTGGCCCCCTATGTCGGCAAGAGCGCCTAAAGTTCGCGCTTTCATTGATTTCATGGCCGAGCACATTTCTCAAAAACTTTATTAA